One Armatimonadota bacterium DNA segment encodes these proteins:
- a CDS encoding 4Fe-4S binding protein: MFILPDRCKGCRFCIDFCPREVLMESSSMNSKGYHYPVVRPGKEEDCVHCGFCTVICPEFAIYTVEVTG, translated from the coding sequence GTGTTCATCCTGCCGGACCGCTGCAAGGGCTGCCGGTTCTGCATCGACTTCTGCCCCAGGGAGGTCCTCATGGAGTCCTCCTCCATGAACTCCAAGGGGTACCACTACCCGGTGGTCCGGCCGGGCAAAGAAGAGGACTGCGTGCACTGCGGGTTCTGCACCGTGATCTGCCCGGAGTTCGCCATCTACACCGTGGAGGTCACCGGGTGA
- a CDS encoding CBS domain-containing protein has translation MLVQDVMTANPVTVSPQAPLQEALEQMQSLRVRHLPVVQENRLVGVVTWTDLLRAALPPLVSAELSRPPALPQDLTVADVMTREVITVSPGATVEEAATLMRRHRIGCLPVLDREQLVGIVTKSDLFDALVYLRGGDLEGVRLSVALPAGLEDLSRLVHALRTLEPDRWGLVLSVRLDGVIKRADLCATNVPPLVLAEHLAAAGLQPFHLRFRVPSKSR, from the coding sequence ATGCTCGTCCAGGACGTGATGACCGCGAACCCGGTGACCGTTTCCCCCCAGGCACCCCTGCAGGAGGCCCTGGAGCAGATGCAGAGCCTCCGGGTTCGCCATCTGCCCGTGGTGCAGGAGAACCGGCTGGTGGGCGTGGTGACGTGGACGGACCTCCTCCGGGCGGCCCTGCCTCCCCTGGTGTCCGCGGAGCTGAGCCGTCCTCCTGCCCTCCCACAGGATCTCACGGTTGCCGACGTGATGACCCGCGAGGTGATCACCGTCTCTCCGGGAGCCACGGTGGAAGAGGCCGCCACCCTGATGCGCCGGCACCGGATCGGTTGCCTTCCCGTCCTGGACCGGGAGCAGCTGGTGGGGATCGTCACGAAGAGCGATCTCTTCGACGCCCTGGTCTACCTCCGGGGCGGAGACCTGGAGGGCGTGCGGCTCTCCGTGGCCCTCCCCGCAGGACTGGAGGATCTCAGCCGTTTGGTCCATGCCCTGCGGACCCTGGAGCCGGACCGTTGGGGACTCGTGCTCTCCGTGCGCCTGGACGGGGTGATCAAGCGGGCGGACCTGTGCGCCACCAACGTCCCGCCCCTGGTCCTGGCCGAACACCTGGCCGCCGCCGGGCTACAACCCTTCCATCTCCGGTTCCGGGTGCCCAGCAAATCCCGCTGA
- a CDS encoding Rrf2 family transcriptional regulator, which produces MRLTRETEYALRALRYLAGLSGGETAPASRVAEACGLPREFLSKTLRRLVRAGLLRSSRGRSRGYALTRSPREISVREVLEAVEGPDYFRRCVFWDSRCSEDRPCVLHGVWADVRPRLMEALGWLTLDALRDPGWARDPPEPRLPSDFRAPGPKNSRGGEGK; this is translated from the coding sequence GTGCGACTGACGCGGGAGACGGAGTATGCGTTGCGGGCCCTGAGATATCTCGCGGGGCTTTCGGGAGGAGAAACAGCCCCGGCCTCCCGGGTGGCGGAGGCGTGCGGGCTTCCCCGGGAGTTCTTAAGCAAGACCCTGCGGCGGCTCGTACGGGCAGGGTTGCTGCGCTCCTCCCGAGGCCGCAGCCGCGGGTACGCCCTCACCCGCTCTCCCCGGGAGATCAGCGTCCGGGAGGTCCTGGAGGCGGTAGAGGGTCCGGACTACTTCCGGCGATGCGTGTTCTGGGACAGCCGCTGCTCCGAGGACCGTCCATGCGTGCTGCACGGGGTGTGGGCGGATGTGCGGCCGCGGCTCATGGAGGCCCTGGGTTGGCTTACCCTGGACGCCCTCCGCGATCCCGGGTGGGCCCGGGATCCCCCGGAGCCAAGGCTCCCCTCTGACTTTCGGGCTCCCGGCCCCAAAAACTCTAGGGGAGGTGAAGGGAAATGA
- the nosZ gene encoding Sec-dependent nitrous-oxide reductase, which yields MKQRGILMGLAVVAAAVLAVSLAGQAQRAGTLPADVQSLIEAKGLTPDQVRAAIQTYVPPGKYDEYLMFSSAGQGGQVLVFGIPSMRLLRVIGVFAPEPWQGYGVGSEETETVLGWRSKDPRLAWGDTHHPALSETNGEYDGKWLFINDKAGSRIAVIDLRDFATKQIVQNPNAVSNHGAVVSPNTEYVLEVTQYAGPFPFRYVPLTQENYNRHFRGLATFWKFDRGKGRIDVSKSFQIELPPYWQDLADFGKLESHGWAFWNSFNSERAIGGTLEKKPPVEIGASARDMDYLHIVNWKRAEELVAQGKYQVVNGMKVIRLKDAVEAGILYLAPEPKSPHGLDVAPRGDYIVVGGKLDPNATVYSFRKIQEAIRNKAFSGRDDYGVPILKFDAVVAAQVKLGLGPLHTMFDDKGNAYTSLFLDSAVAKWTLGPPYNPPDRAWKLVQKLPVQYNIGHLTAVEGDTVKPGGKYLVALNKWSVDQYRNVGPLLPQNFQLIDISGEEMKLLSNTPIGIGEPHLAQIIRMDRVKSWETYPVGTNPLTMRPDPNATKPGQQRIVRQGRTVHVYMTAMRSHYVPDRVRVKRGDTVVFHITNIERTKDAIHGFAIDRHNVNLSLEPGKTETVVLRAERPGVYPFYCTEFCSALHLEMMGYLEIEP from the coding sequence ATGAAGCAACGCGGGATCCTGATGGGACTGGCGGTGGTGGCCGCGGCGGTGTTGGCCGTATCCCTGGCAGGGCAGGCCCAGCGGGCGGGGACGTTGCCCGCGGACGTCCAGAGCCTCATCGAGGCCAAGGGCCTCACCCCGGACCAGGTGCGGGCCGCCATCCAGACGTACGTGCCGCCCGGCAAGTACGACGAGTACCTGATGTTCTCGTCCGCCGGGCAGGGCGGGCAGGTGCTGGTGTTCGGCATCCCGTCCATGCGGCTGCTGCGGGTGATCGGGGTGTTCGCCCCAGAGCCCTGGCAGGGCTACGGGGTCGGGTCCGAGGAGACGGAGACGGTTCTGGGCTGGCGGAGCAAGGACCCGCGGCTCGCGTGGGGGGACACCCACCACCCGGCCCTCAGCGAGACGAACGGCGAGTACGACGGCAAGTGGCTGTTCATCAACGACAAGGCGGGAAGCCGCATCGCGGTCATCGACCTCCGGGACTTCGCCACCAAGCAGATCGTGCAGAACCCCAACGCGGTGAGCAACCACGGCGCGGTGGTCAGCCCCAACACGGAGTACGTGCTGGAGGTCACCCAGTACGCGGGCCCCTTCCCGTTCCGGTACGTGCCCCTCACCCAGGAGAACTACAACCGGCACTTCCGGGGCCTGGCCACCTTCTGGAAGTTCGACCGGGGCAAGGGGCGCATCGACGTGAGCAAGTCCTTCCAGATCGAGCTCCCGCCGTACTGGCAGGACCTGGCGGACTTCGGGAAGCTGGAAAGCCACGGCTGGGCCTTCTGGAACTCCTTCAACAGCGAGCGGGCCATCGGCGGGACCCTGGAGAAGAAGCCGCCCGTGGAGATCGGCGCGTCCGCCCGCGACATGGACTACCTGCACATCGTGAACTGGAAGCGGGCGGAGGAGCTGGTGGCGCAGGGGAAGTACCAGGTGGTGAACGGGATGAAGGTGATCCGCCTCAAGGACGCGGTGGAGGCGGGGATCCTGTACCTGGCCCCGGAGCCCAAGAGCCCGCACGGCCTGGACGTGGCCCCACGGGGCGACTACATCGTGGTGGGCGGCAAGCTGGACCCGAACGCCACCGTGTACAGCTTCCGTAAGATCCAGGAGGCCATCCGCAACAAGGCCTTCAGCGGCCGGGACGACTACGGGGTGCCCATCCTGAAGTTCGACGCGGTGGTGGCCGCCCAGGTCAAGCTCGGACTCGGGCCCTTGCACACCATGTTCGACGACAAGGGGAACGCGTACACGAGCCTGTTCCTGGACAGCGCGGTGGCCAAGTGGACCCTGGGGCCGCCCTACAACCCGCCGGACCGGGCGTGGAAGCTCGTGCAGAAGCTGCCGGTGCAGTACAACATCGGGCACCTCACCGCGGTGGAGGGCGACACCGTGAAGCCGGGCGGCAAGTACCTGGTGGCCCTCAACAAGTGGTCCGTGGACCAGTACCGGAACGTGGGGCCGCTGCTGCCGCAGAACTTCCAGCTCATCGACATCAGCGGGGAAGAGATGAAGCTGCTGAGCAACACGCCCATCGGCATCGGGGAGCCGCACCTGGCCCAGATCATCCGGATGGACCGGGTGAAGAGCTGGGAGACGTACCCCGTGGGCACCAACCCCCTCACCATGCGGCCGGACCCGAACGCCACCAAGCCCGGGCAGCAGCGGATCGTGCGGCAGGGCCGGACCGTGCACGTGTACATGACGGCCATGCGGAGCCACTACGTGCCGGACCGGGTGCGGGTGAAGCGGGGTGACACGGTCGTGTTCCACATCACGAACATCGAGCGGACCAAGGACGCCATCCACGGGTTCGCCATCGACCGGCACAACGTGAACCTGAGCCTGGAGCCCGGGAAGACGGAGACCGTGGTGCTGCGGGCGGAACGCCCGGGCGTGTACCCCTTCTACTGCACGGAGTTCTGCAGCGCCCTGCACCTGGAGATGATGGGCTACCTGGAGATCGAGCCGTAG